A portion of the Micromonospora vinacea genome contains these proteins:
- a CDS encoding VOC family protein: MATRLVQINMKARDDSALGGFWAQALGWEVSSEGPGVTNLEPEGFVYPDPVAVCIDLVVSQEPKTVKNRVHVDLATTSAAHQAQVVARLKDLGATPADVGQGDVPWTVMADPEGNEFCVLDPRPLYRDTGPIAAVVVDCADPRAMARFWSEATDWTVHEVTDKGARLRSAKGVGPYLEFVRTPDVKSGWNRVHLDVRPYPGDDPEVEAARLRSLGAAPIDLGQDVPWRVLADPEGNEFCLLTPS; encoded by the coding sequence ATGGCGACACGGCTTGTGCAGATCAACATGAAGGCTCGGGACGACTCCGCGTTGGGCGGGTTCTGGGCGCAGGCGCTCGGTTGGGAGGTGTCCAGTGAGGGACCCGGCGTGACCAATCTCGAACCCGAGGGCTTCGTCTACCCCGACCCCGTCGCAGTCTGCATCGACCTCGTCGTCTCCCAGGAGCCCAAGACGGTGAAGAACCGGGTGCACGTGGACCTCGCCACCACCTCGGCGGCCCACCAGGCGCAGGTGGTGGCCCGCCTGAAGGATCTCGGCGCCACACCTGCCGACGTGGGCCAGGGTGACGTGCCATGGACGGTCATGGCCGACCCGGAGGGCAACGAGTTCTGTGTGCTGGACCCCCGACCGCTCTACCGGGACACCGGACCGATCGCCGCCGTAGTGGTCGACTGCGCGGATCCGCGAGCCATGGCCCGGTTCTGGAGCGAGGCCACGGACTGGACAGTGCACGAGGTGACCGACAAGGGTGCGCGACTGCGCTCCGCCAAGGGCGTCGGCCCCTATCTGGAGTTCGTCCGTACACCCGACGTGAAGAGCGGATGGAACCGCGTCCACCTCGACGTCCGCCCGTACCCCGGTGACGACCCGGAGGTCGAGGCGGCCCGGCTGCGGAGTCTCGGCGCGGCCCCCATCGACCTGGGCCAGGACGTCCCGTGGAGGGTGCTCGCCGACCCGGAGGGCAACGAGTTCTGCCTCCTCACCCCGAGCTGA
- a CDS encoding DNA polymerase ligase N-terminal domain-containing protein encodes MAPAFVLHHHRKPRPHFDLRLEEDGVLRSWAVPRGLPDSPSDNRLAIAVPDHDLAHLTYEDVDKSIADIGTWEEHARTERRMLFTLHGRAGRRRYALIRTGEGWLLHLTKEQPPDENR; translated from the coding sequence GTGGCACCCGCCTTCGTCCTGCACCACCACCGTAAACCGCGACCGCACTTCGACCTGCGGCTCGAGGAGGACGGTGTGCTGCGCTCGTGGGCGGTGCCGCGCGGTCTGCCGGACAGCCCCAGCGACAACCGGCTCGCGATCGCCGTGCCCGACCACGACCTCGCTCACCTCACCTACGAGGACGTCGACAAGTCGATCGCCGACATCGGCACCTGGGAGGAGCACGCTCGCACCGAGCGGCGGATGCTGTTCACACTGCACGGCCGCGCCGGCCGCCGGCGGTACGCGCTCATCCGCACCGGCGAGGGTTGGCTGCTGCACCTGACAAAAGAGCAGCCTCCGGACGAGAACAGATAG